One stretch of Candidatus Poribacteria bacterium DNA includes these proteins:
- the thiI gene encoding tRNA 4-thiouridine(8) synthase ThiI, which yields MRLSLKGMGCAEVRRIYGRILVMLQPEADVAAVQERLGRVMGIAHFELVAAAELTIDAIQDAALELVKDQQFKTLKVETKRANKRFPLTSPEISAAVGAHLLGATGASADMYTPDLRCNIEIVDEAAYIYVEKLRGVGGLPVGASGKVLVMLSGGIDSPVAAWRMMKRGVKALFIHFYSYPYTDRASLEKVEELAEILATWNYRTQIFLVPFAEVQQEIVTRTPAPFRVILYRRMMVRIAQQIAAAAKAACLVTGESLGQVASQTLGNLRVIEEVAEIPILRPLIGDDKAEIMDLAEQIGTFEISTIPHDDCCSLFVPEHPATNASLEAVQEAEAALDVDMLVQLAVESVERRIVDNSKF from the coding sequence ATAAGGCTGTCATTGAAGGGCATGGGATGCGCCGAGGTGCGGCGCATATACGGACGCATTCTAGTGATGCTGCAACCCGAAGCGGATGTTGCAGCAGTCCAAGAGCGGTTGGGCAGGGTCATGGGAATAGCTCATTTTGAACTGGTCGCTGCCGCGGAACTAACGATTGATGCTATTCAAGATGCGGCATTGGAGCTCGTCAAAGATCAGCAGTTCAAGACGCTTAAAGTTGAAACGAAACGGGCAAACAAACGTTTTCCGCTGACTTCGCCTGAAATAAGTGCGGCGGTGGGGGCGCATCTGCTCGGCGCGACCGGCGCATCAGCAGATATGTACACGCCTGACTTGCGCTGCAACATTGAAATTGTCGACGAAGCAGCATACATTTATGTGGAAAAACTTCGAGGGGTTGGCGGGCTGCCAGTGGGTGCGAGCGGGAAAGTCCTCGTCATGCTCTCTGGCGGGATCGATTCGCCGGTTGCCGCTTGGCGGATGATGAAACGCGGTGTCAAGGCACTCTTCATACATTTTTACAGCTATCCCTACACAGACAGAGCATCGCTTGAGAAAGTAGAGGAACTTGCTGAGATCTTGGCGACATGGAACTATCGGACACAGATTTTCCTTGTCCCATTCGCAGAAGTTCAACAGGAAATTGTAACTCGGACCCCTGCGCCGTTTCGGGTCATCCTCTACCGCCGAATGATGGTACGTATTGCGCAGCAGATTGCAGCCGCTGCAAAAGCGGCGTGCCTCGTCACCGGCGAAAGTCTCGGGCAGGTCGCCTCGCAAACGCTGGGCAACCTTCGCGTGATTGAGGAGGTTGCGGAGATTCCTATTTTGCGTCCACTGATTGGCGACGATAAAGCGGAGATTATGGACTTGGCGGAGCAGATCGGGACCTTTGAAATTTCGACGATCCCTCATGATGACTGTTGCTCGCTCTTTGTTCCTGAACATCCAGCGACCAACGCATCGCTTGAAGCGGTTCAAGAGGCGGAGGCAGCACTGGATGTTGATATGTTGGTGCAGCTAGCGGTGGAGTCGGTCGAAAGAAGGATAGTTGACAATTCTAAGTTCTGA
- a CDS encoding carbohydrate kinase — MDEMRLQTILEGFRERKIMVVGDFYLDAYWIVDKTKSTLSLETPWHTNPVVEQRYSPGAAGTVTNNLAALEVGEIYTLGVIGEDGFGSTLLDRLEANGSITDFMITAPDRFTPTYLKPIHRGYEGIETEGPRFDIENQSMMRSEVEDRVIRALRECVLQVEGIIVGDQMPHDNWGVVTDRVRSEICQLAVEFPDKIFFVDSRTRIGKYRHVIIKPNRFEAKRAVDPDWTDGEVDIEEVKRCGQILMEQTGKPLFVTVGPKGILVFHNGQVEHVPGIPLDQELDPVGAGDSVSAAIIATLCGGSSYLEAAQVGNLVASVTVTKIGTTGTASHTEVIERFGQI, encoded by the coding sequence ATGGATGAAATGCGTCTACAAACAATCCTAGAAGGTTTTCGAGAACGGAAGATTATGGTTGTCGGGGATTTTTATCTCGACGCCTATTGGATAGTTGATAAAACGAAATCAACCCTGTCGCTAGAGACTCCTTGGCATACGAACCCTGTCGTCGAGCAACGCTACAGTCCAGGTGCGGCGGGGACTGTTACCAACAACCTTGCCGCGCTAGAGGTCGGGGAAATTTACACGTTAGGAGTGATTGGCGAGGATGGGTTTGGCAGCACCTTGCTCGACCGGTTAGAAGCCAATGGCAGCATCACAGATTTTATGATTACTGCTCCGGATCGGTTTACCCCCACCTATCTTAAACCCATCCATCGCGGCTATGAAGGGATTGAAACGGAAGGCCCCCGATTTGATATAGAGAATCAATCTATGATGCGGTCTGAAGTGGAGGATAGAGTGATTCGCGCGCTGCGTGAATGTGTGCTACAAGTGGAGGGGATCATTGTTGGAGATCAGATGCCACATGATAATTGGGGAGTGGTAACAGATCGGGTGCGATCAGAAATCTGCCAACTTGCTGTAGAGTTTCCCGACAAAATCTTTTTTGTGGATTCTCGGACACGGATCGGAAAGTACCGTCATGTCATTATCAAACCGAACCGATTTGAGGCGAAACGCGCAGTCGATCCGGATTGGACTGATGGAGAAGTCGATATAGAGGAAGTAAAGCGATGTGGGCAGATCCTGATGGAGCAGACGGGAAAGCCACTTTTTGTAACCGTTGGTCCGAAGGGCATCTTGGTATTTCACAACGGACAGGTCGAACATGTACCGGGTATCCCACTTGACCAAGAGCTCGATCCGGTGGGAGCGGGGGATAGCGTTTCTGCAGCGATTATTGCGACACTTTGCGGTGGCTCTAGCTACCTTGAAGCGGCGCAGGTCGGAAACCTTGTCGCATCGGTTACCGTTACTAAAATTGGGACAACGGGCACCGCTTCACACACTGAGGTGATCGAGCGATTCGGGCAGATCTGA
- a CDS encoding glycerophosphodiester phosphodiesterase: MVANVAHRGASGNYPENTLLAFQRALEIGVDEIELDLYLTKDDHLIVMHDSTVDRTTDGTGAISELTLTEIKALDAGGVFGEQFRGERVPTWEETLELVQGKVELNVHLKEGGNPDGHYERKVAKALNDFHMVEDSILTCSDASVGIFADIDLRIECRIFRANRTPEEYIRKSVEMGLRTMQPGRDITTQEFVQKAHAAGRIVHVFYADTPEDMQAYIEIGVDGILTNYPERLKAILTETA, encoded by the coding sequence ATGGTTGCTAATGTTGCCCATCGGGGTGCATCAGGAAACTACCCCGAAAATACACTGCTCGCTTTTCAGCGGGCGTTAGAAATTGGCGTTGATGAGATAGAGCTCGATCTTTACCTGACAAAGGATGACCATCTAATCGTCATGCACGATTCAACCGTGGATCGGACAACTGACGGCACGGGTGCGATTTCGGAACTCACGTTGACCGAAATCAAAGCCCTTGATGCCGGAGGGGTGTTTGGTGAACAGTTTCGGGGCGAACGTGTGCCGACATGGGAAGAAACCTTGGAGCTCGTGCAGGGGAAGGTGGAGCTTAATGTTCATCTCAAGGAAGGCGGTAATCCAGACGGACACTATGAACGCAAGGTCGCAAAGGCGTTGAATGACTTTCACATGGTAGAGGATTCCATTCTGACATGCAGCGATGCAAGCGTTGGAATTTTCGCTGATATTGACTTACGGATCGAATGTCGGATCTTTCGTGCGAATCGTACCCCAGAGGAATATATCCGTAAATCGGTAGAGATGGGACTTCGGACGATGCAGCCCGGACGGGACATTACGACTCAGGAGTTTGTTCAAAAGGCACATGCCGCGGGACGAATTGTGCACGTCTTCTACGCGGATACCCCCGAAGATATGCAGGCTTACATTGAAATCGGTGTTGACGGGATTCTGACGAACTATCCAGAACGACTGAAAGCAATTCTCACGGAAACTGCGTAA